A genomic segment from Ptychodera flava strain L36383 chromosome 19, AS_Pfla_20210202, whole genome shotgun sequence encodes:
- the LOC139118373 gene encoding uncharacterized protein, translating to MTMFLLSLVVGLLLVLCPAEAVDTRTLQRNRTSSPSSRESSQPTFEQVVARLSDLSARYRTIEEELDDILDSQDNMRHSMRGHNSIMDRLQPLIDSVAQLSEMDRRLSSVESRVSERCSCGDGGGGIVVPPGGSDREESGFDGWIERLDREQIEDIRNGFNSARGKGKGKDKSRIGGLDVSDSEEDDDNDVHYIGEQSLRLLSRVFTNLVIQEAEAEGIDLESDITTTKRPTIATVTEDKSSRGTNSRKRPKPRPGFPFNRAGRSVDKLSRYPRETTQGNLERDVYDLFSELDRAKKKCAFSAIRTEPLFGEATVPKSIGFQKSQANKGKSFKKENGVFTCEIPGLYYFSYTMRTYDGKLIGTALMLNGDPVVGMTTDASNRKVMQTQSIMLTLKVGDEVWLLLGPSDGFALYGNDFNYNTFNGVLMIPA from the exons ATGACAATGTTTTTGCTGAGCTTAGTGGTGGGTTTGTTGTTGGTATTGTGTCCGGCCGAGGCAGTGGACACGCGAACACTACAGAGAAACAGAACCAGTTCACCGTCATCACGTGAGTCAAGCCAGCCGACATTTGAACAGGTTGTTGCGCGTTTGAGTGATCTTTCCGCAAGATACCGTACCATTGAGGAGGAACTTGACGATATCTTAGACTCACAGGACAACATGAGACATTCAATGCGGGGTCATAACTCTATTATGGATCGTCTGCAGCCGCTGATTGACAGCGTTGCACAATTGTCAGAAATGGACCGCCGTTTGTCTTCTGTTGAATCGAGGGTGAGTGAGCGCTGCTCCTGTGGTGACGGTGGGGGAGGTATTGTCGTACCACCCGGCGGAAGTGACCGGGAGGAGTCCGGCTTTGATGGATGGATTGAACGGCTTGATCGTGAACAAATAGAAGATATCAGGAATGGCTTTAATTCTGCCCGTGGTAAGGGTAAGGGTAAAGATAAATCCAGAATCGGAGGGTTGGATGTTTCTGACAGTGAAgaagatgatgataatgatgttcATTATATTGGAGAACAATCTCTTCGTCTGCTTAGTCGAGTGTTTACTAATCTTGTGATCCAAGAGGCAGAGGCTGAAGGAATTGATCTGGAATCGGACATCACTACAACAAAGAGGCCGACCATAGCAACAGTAACAGAAGACAAAAGCAGCCGAGGAACCAACTCGCGCAAGAGACCAAAACCTCGCCCAGGTTTTCCATTTAATAGAGCAGGCCGATCTGTTGACAAACTGTCACGTTATCCTCGGGAGACAACACAGGGAAATTTGGAGCGTGATGTTTACGATCTCTTCAGTGAATTGGATAGAG CTAAGAAGAAGTGTGCATTCTCTGCCATTCGTACTGAACCATTATTTGGTGAAGCAACAGTACCCAAGTCAATAGGATTCCAGAAGAGCCAAGCCAACAAgggcaaaagttttaaaaaagaaaacggGGTTTTTACGTGTGAAATTCCCGGCCTCTACTACTTCTCGTACACGATGCGAACCTATGATGGTAAACTCATTGGAACTGCATTGATGCTGAATGGTGACCCTGTGGTTGGCATGACAACAGATGCTAGTAACCGTAAAGTGATGCAGACCCAGAGTATTATGTTAACTCTTAAAGTTGGCGATGAAGTCTGGTTACTGCTTGGCCCATCTGATGGCTTTGCCTTATATGGTAATGACTTTAATTACAATACTTTCAATGGAGTTCTGATGATTCCTGCGTAA